Proteins from one Archocentrus centrarchus isolate MPI-CPG fArcCen1 chromosome 8, fArcCen1, whole genome shotgun sequence genomic window:
- the pick1 gene encoding PRKCA-binding protein, with the protein MFTDMDYELEEDKLGIPTVPGTVTLTKDANNLIGISIGGGAQYCPCLYIVQVFDNTPAALDGTLAAGDEITGVNGKPVKGKTKVEVAKMIQAVQGEAVIHYNKLQADPKQGKSLDIVLKKVKHRLVENMSSGTADALGLSRAILCNDGLVKRLEELEKTAELYKGLMEHTKRLLRAFFELSQTHRAFGDVFSVIGVREPQAAASEAFVKFADAHRSIEKYGIQLLKTIKPMLHDLNTYLNKAIPDTKLTIRKYLDVKFEYLSYCLKVKEMDDEEYSSIAMGEPLYRVSTGNYEYRLVLRCRQEARARFAKMRKDVLEKIELLDQKHVQDIVFQLQRFVSGMSHYYNECYAVLKEADVFPIEVDLSRTMINYSSQSFSYTDEDEEEEGGGRKEEGGSSAGRQAENGAEKLIDDE; encoded by the exons ATGTTCACAGACATGGACTATGAGTTGGAGGAGGATAAACT GGGGATACCGACAGTGCCTGGGACTGTGACTCTGACAAAAGATGCCAATAATCTTATAGGCATCAGCATTGGTGGTGGGGCACAGTACTGCCCTTGCCTCTACATTGTTCAG GTCTTTGATAACACGCCGGCAGCTCTGGATGGGACGCTGGCAGCAGGTGATGAAATCACAGGTGTGAACGGGAAACCAGTGAAGGGAAAAACTAAGGTGGAGGTGGCCAAGATGATTCAAGCTGTGCAG GGAGAAGCTGTAATCCATTACAACAAACTGCAGGCTGATCCAAAACAGGGGAAGTCTCTGGACATCG TGTTGAAAAAAGTCAAACATCGACTGGTAGAGAATATGAGCTCAGGCACAGCAGATGCGCTTGGACTCAGTAGAGCTATTCTATGCAATG ATGGACTTGTCAAAAGACTGGAAGAGTtggagaaaacagcagagctgtACAAAG GGCTGATGGAGCACACAAAAAGACTGCTGAGAGCATTTTTTGAGCTTTCTCAAACCCACAGAG cGTTTGGAGATGTGTTTTCTGTCATCGGGGTGCGAGAGCCTCAGGCTGCAGCCAGTGAGGCGTTTGTGAAGTTTGCTGATGCTCACCGCAGCATTGAGAAATACGGTATTCAGCTACTGAAGACCATCAAACCT ATGCTCCATGATCTGAACACGTACCTTAACAAGGCCATACCGGACACCAAGCTCACCATCCGCAAGTACCTGGATGTGAAGTTTGAATATCTG tCATACTGCTTGAAGGTGAAGGAAATGGATGATGAAGAATACAGCAGCATA GCCATGGGGGAGCCTCTGTACCGTGTCAGCACTGGTAACTATGAGTACCGTTTGGTGCTTCGGTGTCGGCAGGAGGCTCGCGCCCGCTTTGCCAAGATGAGGAAGGACGTGCTGGAGAAGATAGAGCTGCTGGATCAGAAACATG TTCAGGACATCGTGTTCCAGCTGCAGCGCTTCGTCTCGGGCATGTCGCATTACTACAACGAGTGCTACGCCGTCCTGAAGGAGGCGGATGTCTTCCCCATCGAGGTGGACCTCTCCCGCACCATGATCAACTACAGCAGCCAGTCGTTCTCCTAcacagatgaagatgaggaggaagagggaggcGGACGCAAAGAGGAAGGAGGAAGCAGTGCAGGCAGACAAGCGGAAAACGGAGCGGAGAAGCTGATCGATGATGAATGa
- the plbd1a gene encoding phospholipase B-like 1 gives MRSVIWLYVCLVFSVAATFVSADKLTAATVYWDSEHKLVVLKEGVLEVEGDAYGFLNNTLSSTGWSVLEIRAGYGKTPETDEITFFLAGYLEGFLTAQQMMDHYTNMYPQLITNPEILDPVQKFMEKQDSWVRQQVKGNKSSDPLWKHAGFIVAQLDGLQAGVAAWAKKQGKKPLSLFDVQFLNSVGDLLDLIPALVPSSYPLLRDFKLPGMGHCSALIKMLPGYENLLFAHSSWYTYAATMRIYKHWDFHITEPHTATGKLSFSSYPGFLVSLDDFYLLGSGLMMTQTTNNVFNSSLFDTITPNSLLAWQRVRLAHSLAKTGEEWAKTFSMYNSGTYNNQYMVLDRSKVKLGHSLEDGALTVVEQIPGLVEYSDQTQTLRRGYWPSYNIPFHQKIYMLSGYGQMWEEYGEDFSYDLCPRAKIFRRDQGDVKDLDTLKRIMRFNDYKKDPYSKGDPCKSICCRNDLKGVKPSPGGCYDTKVTDFNLAGDFRAEAVNGPTTQDGLPPFFWDKFGSISHQGLPRYYNFTFVEMKPILFHP, from the exons ATGCGCTCGGTAATTTGGCTGTATGTCTGTCTTGTATTCAGCGTGGCTGCGACCTTCGTCTCAGCTGACA AGCTGACAGCAGCCACTGTGTACTGGGACTCTGAGCACAAGCTAGTCGTGTTAAAGGAGGGCGTGCTGGAGGTTGAGGGGGATGCCTACGGGTTCCTAAATAACACCCTGTCCAGTACAGGGTGGAGTGTCCTGGAGATCCGAGCAGGATATGGAAAGACTCCTGAAACTGATGAGATCACGTTCTTCCTTGCCGGCTACCTTGAAGGCTTCCTGACTGCCCA GCAGATGATGGACCACTACACAAACATGTACCCGCAGCTGATCACAAACCCAGAGATCCTCGACCCAGTTCAGAAATTCATGGA GAAGCAGGACTCATGGGTCAGACAGCAGGTGAAAGGAAACAAGAGCTCTGATCCTCTGTGGAAACACGCCGGCTTCATCGTGGCCCAGCTGGATGGATTGCAGGCAGGAGTGGCAGCGTGGGCCAAGAAACAAGGCAAGAAG CCCCTGTCACTGTTTGACGTCCAGTTCCTGAACTCAGTGGGAGACCTGCTGGATCTGATTCCAGCTCTGGTCCCCAGCTCTTACCCTTTGCTCAGAGACTTCAAACTTCCAGGGATGGGCCACTGCTCTGCACTCATCAAG ATGCTGCCAGGCTATGAGAACCTCCTGTTCGCCCATTCCAGCTGGTATACCTACGCTGCCACGATGCGGATCTACAAACACTGGGATTTTCACATCACTGAGCCCCACACAGCCACTGGAAAGCTGTCCTTTAGCAGCTACCCTG GGTTCCTGGTGTCGCTGGATGACTTCTACCTCTTAGGAAGTGGTCTGATGATGACACAGACTACCAACAATGTCTTCAACTcatccctttttgacacaatCACCCCAAATAGCCTCCTGGCCTGGCAGAGGGTCAGGCTGGCTCACAGTTTGGCAAAAACCGGAGAAGAATGGGCCAAAACATTTTCCATGTATAACTCTG GAACCTACAACAACCAGTACATGGTGCTGGACAGGAGCAAAGTGAAGCTGGGCCACAGTCTCGAGGACGGCGCTCTGACTGTGGTGGAGCAGATCCCCGGCTTGGTGGAGTACTCAGACCAGACCCAGACTCTGCGCAGAG GTTACTGGCCATCCTACAACATTCCCTTCCACCAGAAGATCTACATGCTGAGTGGTTACGGACAAATGTGGGAGGAGTACGGCGAGGACTTTTCCTATGATCTCTGTCCCAGAGCCAAGATCTTTCGCCGTGACCAGGGTGATGTTAAGGACCTGGACACCTTGAAGCGCATCATGAGATTCAATG ACTACAAGAAGGATCCGTACTCCAAGGGTGACCCCTGCAAGTCCATCTGTTGCCGTAACGACCTGAAAGGCGTGAAGCCTTCACCAGGGGGCTGCTATGACACTAAG GTGACAGATTTCAACTTGGCTGGGGACTTCCGTGCGGAGGCGGTGAACGGGCCAACGACACAGGACGGACTCCCGCCGTTCTTTTGGGATAAATTCGGCAGCATCAGCCACCAGGGCCTGCCGCGATATTACAACTTCACTTTTGTCGAGATGAAGCCCATTCTTTTTCATCCGTGA
- the LOC115785254 gene encoding galectin-2-like — protein MSMQLELKNVDLRAGDELKIKGVILHDAERFQIDLGCDTDDLALHFNPRFHDDADGTVLVCNSKTAGCWGDEKREIHNPLQRGADVKIVLKLVGDVFEVELPDGQEVQFPNRVGMDTISYIRVTGDFKLKSFKIC, from the exons ATGAGTATG CAACTTGAGCTGAAGAATGTGGATCTGAGAGCTGGAGATGAGCTGAAGATAAAGGGGGTAATTCTGCATGATGCAGAGAG ATTCCAGATCGATCTCGGCTGTGATACAGATGACCTGGCGCTGCACTTCAACCCTCGTTTCCATGACGACGCTGATGGTACTGTGCTGGTGTGCAATTCAAAGACTGCTGGTTGTTGGGGCGATGAAAAACGGGAAATTCACAACCCCCTACAGAGGGGTGCTGATGTCAAG ATTGTGTTGAAACTGGTTGGAGACGTGTTTGAGGTGGAGCTTCCTGATGGGCAAGAAGTCCAGTTTCCAAACCGTGTAGGCATGGATACCATCAGCTACATCAGAGTCACAGGAGACTTCAAACTGAAATCCTTCAAGATCTGCTAA
- the LOC115784546 gene encoding uncharacterized protein LOC115784546 yields MDKKSCPEGKKWDHLVHTCVSSKSLMGPNTDPPKGLPLTAVNQLEAINTTAKPNSLVVLSPTLWIFVVLVVVGSILALTVWFIIWKRQTRRSSTCENGILGVKLLQNAAPPAKLHPLPPEKNGQAEIFQSVAEAPSLCFHVTPGSQTGSKWEDDFTATRDLPMSAGAEAGGGSPACSTMAEHRIPLPATELGGTALVTTKTM; encoded by the exons ATGGACAAGAAGTCTTGTCCTGAGGGAAAAAAGTGGGACCACTTGGTCCACACGTGTGTGTCCAGCAAGTCACTAATGGGACCTAACACTGATCCACCAAAAG GTCTCCCCCTGACTGCTGTGAACCAGCTCGAAGCCATAAACACCACTGCCAAGCCCAACTCACTGGTGGTGCTGAGTCCGACTCTGTGGATTTTTGTGGTCCTGGTCGTAGTGGGGTCCATCTTGGCTCTAACTGTCTGGTTTATCATATGGAAACGGCAGACCAGACGCAGCAGCACCTGCG AGAATGGCATTCTAGGAGTGAAACTTCTTCAGAACGCTGCACCACCTGCCAAATTACACCCACTGCCCCCAGAAAAAAATGGCCAAGCTGAGATATTTCAGAGTGTGGCAGAGGCCCCTTCACTCTGCTTTCACGTGACCCCGGGGAGCCAAACAGGCTCAAAGTGGGAAGACGACTTCACCGCTACCAGGGACCTCCCGATGAGCGCTGGAGCAGAGGCGGGCGGAGGTTCGCCTGCATGCAGCACAATGGCAGAACACAGAATCCCGCTTCCTGCCACAGAGCTGGGTGGCACTGCGTTAGTTACAACTAAAACCATGTAG